Part of the Halodesulfovibrio aestuarii DSM 17919 = ATCC 29578 genome, CTTGTTCCTCAGGCCGTTCTACGCATCTGTGCACAAAAAACATGGACACAAACCGTAGCCGTAGCCGCTCGAAAACTAGACTCTCCAGAAGCATGGGAACCTCACTTTTCGTTATCTTATCAGGAAGTTATTATTTTTCTTTGTCTCCTTTTCTCCGCAATACTCCCACTCTGTCTAATGTGGTCATAATTCACTATTCACCGTAACCCAATTTACCTTAAGCTACTTTTTTCTCCACACACGATTTATTCGGTATCACATTAATTTGAACACATTTTAGTTTGACACTCAAAAAGTATACGTATAGTTCTTTTTTTAACGGAAACAAAAAGGACCTTCTTATGCTGTTTGACTCTGTTTTTACCATGGCGCTACAAAGCGCTCTCGCGCTTGGCTTCATTCACGGAATTAATCCATGCGGTCATTCCTGGTTGGTACTTGCCCCATTTACATACGGTGCAAAAGATGGAAAACACGTCTTTTCAATCACTTCAGGCTTTATCTTAGGCACCACTATTGCGTGTATTACTATTGGATTTTCATTAGGATCCATCTCATTAGCTATTCCGGCGTCGTTCAAAACGGCTGTTGACCTTTCCACTGTCGGAATTTTGATTATTCTTGGACTCATCCTTATCGTAAAACCACACCTACTCCACAGTCACGACCATGATCATGATGAACATGCTGCAACCCGCTGCGGAGATCACGCATATGGATATCCCGTCTGCTATGAAAACCACGGTCACCACAATGGACATCAACCGCTAGTCGTTGAAAATACAGCTGTCGCTACAGAACCTGCATATACATTAGGTCAACCTGTGAGCAGTACCGTGAAATTTATACCGGGGAAAAAGAAAAGCACGAAGAGGAAAGAGCATGGGCACAACCATCATAGCTGCGGGTGCTCAACTACCAGTAAACTTACAAAAGTTACATTTTGGGGGCTGACAGTCTTTGGCTTCCTTAATATGATTGTGCCCTGTCCGACAGTTGCGATCATGTACACATACGGACTGGACTCAGGGAGCATTCTGAAAAGCACGTTGGTATTTTTATGTTACGCTGTTGGCACAGGATTAACACTCTCTGCTGTCATTTTTTCAATCTACAAAGCAACAAATGCATTGAATACACTCAATAAAGCGTGGATTGAACCACTCGTCATGCGGACCGCAGGGGTGCTGACAATCGTGTTTGCTGTATATTCATATTTAGCTGACGCAAATATGATCTAAAGGAGATCAGTGATGGAACTTGATGAACTGAACCACTCCGTAGTGGAGTTCTACGAAAAGCTATCCTCTTGGGAACATGATGTTGTGCGAGAAAAGGGACTTACCCTGCCACAAATTCATGCTCTGGAGATTCTCGGTATACATGAGTCCATGCGAATGAAAGAACTCGCACATTGGATGGGTACCACAACAGGAACCCTTACTGTACTTATCGATCGATTAGAAAAAAAGGATTACGTGCGCCGCTGCCCACATAAAACAGACCGTCGTTCCATTATTATTGAACTTACTGATACAGGCAGACAAATGTTTTTAGAACATGACAAACTGCATATGCAATTAACTGAAACCATGGTTTCAGAACTTTCATCAGATGAACAGGAATGTTTACAGCGCTGTCTTGAGAAGATGAATAAGACATTTTAATATGTTGGATAGAGCTTATTGCTATCGCTAATGTACAGCCCTTGATACCTTAGTCATGGGAATTGTGCAGGAGGGGGGGGCGTTTAGAGGGAACCGACAAGCAAAGCAGGCATGTTCACACTTTCAAGGTTACACACTGGAAAGCTTATCGGTAGTGCAGCATACCTAGTTACTATGCTGAAGTTTGCGATATTTTTTGTTCTCATCATCAGCGTCAACATTTTGATATAAATAAAAAAGGGTGGAGTTTTTAACTCCACCCTTTTTTATTCTATCCTTTCATTTCTTCAGTCAGTGATCGTAATTCCAACACCATCTTTTGTAGCTCTTCTACAGCAACAATTGCAGCACCCAGAGTCTCTACTCCTTCGTCCGTAATGGTACTAATCTCTGACGAAGCCTTGCTAATCTGCTCAGAAGTTGCAGACTGCTCTTCCGTAGCGGTCGCAATGGCGGTTATCTCACCAAGAGCATCGTCCATCATATTCTTAATAGAGACAAGCAGCTCGCCTGAAGCCTCTGCTTTGGCAGTTCCTTCACCGACAGCAGCAACGGCCTTTTCAAAACCTTCAGCAACGCTCAATGTTGAACTTTGAATACTGCTGACAGCCTCACCAACCTCACGCGTTGCTGTCGTTGTTTTCTCTGCAAGCTTGCGGACTTCATCTGCAACGACGGCAAAGCCTTTACCGGCTTCACCGGCACGAGCCGCTTCAATAGCTGCGTTAAGTGCCAACAAGTTAGTCTGATCAGCAATATCTGAAATTACGCGAATAACATTCCCAATGTCATCAGCATGTTTCCCAAGATCCACCATCTGCTCATTCAATTCTCTGGCTTCATTGTTTACCTTACTAATCGCTTGAATCGTCTCGCTCACTACGGACGTACCTTCATCAACACGATCACTGCAGGCGCCTGTACTTGAGGCCGCATTGCTTGCATTCTTAGCAACTTCCAGAACGGTTGCATTCATTTCTTCGACTGCGACAGCTGTCTCAGATGCCCGTTCCTGCTGAATATGTGCACCACTTGTCGTTTCATTTATCCGAGTAAACAGATTCCCTGCTGCTGACTCCAGCGAAACAGCTACCATATCGACTCTGTTAGCAACTTCGAGAATGGCATTATGCTGTTCCGAAATTCGATGTTCGGTGGCTCGTATTTCGGTTAAATCATAATACAAACCAAAGGCCCCAAGAAGGTTTCCGGAAACATCATAAATAGGTGTCACAGCATAATAAACAGTAAGCTCTTTCCCGTCCAAACGTGTAACAGCTCTTTCTTCGTGAGTTTCTGTGCCTTCGCGTGCGGCCTGCCCCAACACTGTATCTATAGACGCATCTCCATAGAACACGTCGCCTGATGCTTTACCGAGATACTCATCTGTACTTCCACTTCTTCCAAACAACTCAAGAAGTTCTTTGTTCATAAATGAGAAGCAGCCGTTTGTATCCACAACGCCGCACGGAAAGTTTATCCCCTGCAACACACCTTGCGACATACCAAGCTGTTCTTTTAACTCTACGGACATTTTGCGGAGATGCTCAGCCAAAACATTTAGTTCGTGCCGGAAATTACCTTCAAGCTTCGCTTCAAAATCACCGGATGCAATTTCTTTGGAATATTCACCAAGGGATGCCAATGGATTAGCAAAGACCTTCCGGATACCAAACAAAAGAATGATAGAGGCACACAACAGAGTAAACACGCCGATACATGTAATGATAAGCTGCTGTCTGTCAGCAGTGGCCACTAACTCCTTACGAGGAACAGTTGTGCTGATATACCAGCCAGTTTCCTTATTCTTTACAAACCGCTGTAATCTTTCAACGCCTTGATAATTATAGCTAAAGAAGTTTTGACCAGCTGCTTCTGACTGAATAATTTTGTCATAAACAGAAGAATGCTTAAAAATAACCTTTTCATTAGGATGCGCTACAATTGTACCCGAAGCGTCAATTAAATAAGCATATCCCGATTGCCCAAAGGAAACTGGGTCAATATAGCGTTTGCCAAATTCCCCAATATCAGCAAACACAACAACCCCTCCAATAAGCGAATTATCAACAAAATCATATAATCGGGCTCCCATACCAAGAAGACGTTTCCCGATCACATCATTCGAAAGAACTTTCTGCGTTACGTATAGCTCATTTTCTTGATCCAGAAGCATTGATTTCCACAGTGCTGCCGGTTCCGTATTACCATTCAATGAAGGCCCGCTACGAGTAACACCGGAAGTAATTTCACCTTTTTTGTTAAAGACAAAAACAGCTTGAACATCATTATTAAGCTTAAGGATATTCTCCAAAAGCTTACGTCCCTCTTCACCTTCTACCCATGCACTGTTTATAACATCTTCATGACCTGCAAGGTAGACCACTAACGAATGGAGGTTGGCTGTAAACTGTTTTAATGAAGTGTCTGCCAACACTGTTTCTCGATCCATTGCTCCTAACTGAACGTCTTCTACAATTTCACGTGTAGATGAAGAAACGTAAAGAACGATGCAGATAACGGAAATTGAAACGATGAGTAAAACTGTAGCAACAAGCTCAGTAGCAATACTTTTTATACGCACATTAGCCCCCTATTTTCCCGAAAGACAAAGAACCCCAACTGAGAGCCAGTCTCTATGTTAGCAAATCTAAAAACCACAGAGAGCCTTATTCACCACAACAAATTATTGCACAGCCAGAAAGCCGTATTGTTTCTTATCGATCAATAGATGTAAAACTTTAAACAACAAAAGCAATAACCTATACTATAAAAAAATACGCACAGCATCTATTTCTTAAAATAAGCTATGAACTCCTGATTTCCTTTGGGCCCTTTGATGCTTGACGGTACAACACCCAGCAATGTGAGTTTCAACTCATTCACGGCAAAATTTGTTACGTCATCAATAGCCTGTTGATGCAAAGCTGGATCACGGACAACACCTTTGTCCGTCATGCCCGGTCCCAATTCAAACTGCGGCTTAATCAGCATCGCAAGTTCGCCGCCTTCTCGTAACAAAGCCACACAAGGAGGAAGAATAAGCTTCAGAGATATAAAGGAAACATCCCCAACAACAAGATCTACCTGCTCTGGAATAATGGTATCATCAACATTTCGCAAGTTGGTACGCTCAAGATTAATAACGCGGTCATCCTGACGGAGCTTTTCATGCAACTGCCCATATCCAACATCCACAGCATATACTTTTTTTGCACCGTGCTGCAGCAGACAGTCAGAAAAGCCGCCAGTTGACGCACCGGCATCCAGCGCAATTTTCCCTGCAGGGTCAATTCCAAAATGCTCTATAGCAGTGAGCAACTTATAAGCGCCACGACTGACAAAACGCTCTATCCCTTTAACTTCGAAAAGAGATTCCAAATCCATTTTTTGGCCCGGCTTTATCACCGGTTCCGGATTTCCATTACGGATAACGTAAACTTGACCCGCCATAATCAGGCGTTTCGCCTTCTCGCGGCTGTCAGCCAGACCCGCATCAAAAACAAGTTGATCGGCTCGTTCTTTTTTTGCCATGTTATTTGCCTTGACATTGGAGCAAGGGAAGCATACGCACTCCTTGCCGGTTATAATTACAAGATGGCGCAGGACATCTTAGACTGCGACGAGCCTGCTATGTATTTAACCATAGCGTGGTTGGCTCGGTAAAAATTTCTTTGCACCTCGGCAATGTACGAAAAAAATCATTCATCCTGAGGCATGCAGACTAGTTAAATGCATTTTTATGATGCCAGCGCTTATAAACTAAAGCGAACTGTCAACTACATCATCGTTTGTGGAGACTCAATATATTTTTCTTGCCTTCCAAACGCAACTGACGTAAGAAATTCCGTTCTGCATCTTCGTGAGGAGTTTAATATGAAAAAAGATACCCATCCAAAAGTGTTTAAGGCAAAAATTTCTTGTGCATGCGGCTACGAATCCGAAGCACGTTCTACTAAAGGTGAAACAGTAGCTGTTGAGATTTGCTCTCAGTGCCACCCGTTCTACACCGGTAAACAGCGCTTCGTTGATACCGCAGGTCGTATCGATCGTTTCCGCAAGAAATACGCCAATTTCCAGAAATAGCACTTTTCTCGCATTTTTTGAGGCCGTCGCCAGACCGGCGGCGAATCTTCCTCCCCTTAAAGGTTTTCTTTTTGGGGAGGAGTATTCTTTAGCTCGACTGCGAGGAACAGATGACTACTCTCCGCAAAAATTTCCGCTCCGTTTTATCAACCATACTTTCTGCAGCCCGATGTAACGTCGGTGGTCAGGCAGTCATGGAAGGCGTTATGATGCGCAATCAGGATCGTCTAGCTATTGCAGTTCGCAAAGCTGACGGTTCAATTATTGTAGATCAACGCCCATGGTTCACTTTTTCTAAAGCTGATTTTTTTAAGCGTCCTTTCGTACGCGGCTTTCCTATCCTTATAGAAACACTGGTCAATGGCATTAAGGCTCTTAACTTTTCCGCGACACAAGCTGTAGATGCAGAAGAGGAAGAAGAACTTAAGCCGTGGCACCTCACCCTTACACTGATCTGCTCTGTAGGCATTGCATTATTTCTTTTTGTCGTGCTGCCTCACTTGTTCTCCATCGGGATGAACTACTTGGGGATTGGCGGTGATGTAAACGGGCTTTCATTTCAGATATGGGATGGTTTCTTTAAATTCAGCATCTTTTTGGGATACATCATTAGTATCTCATTTATCCCTGATATAAAACGCGTTTTTCAGTACCATGGCGCAGAACATAAAGTTATCTGGGCGTTTGAAGATGGAAAGGCTGTAAGCCCGGGCTCTGCAATTCTTCATAGCAGACTGCACCCACGCTGCGGCACAACGTTCATGCTTTTTGTTCTATCTGTTGCCATTATCCTGCACACAATCCTTGTTCCAATAATGCTTATGATCTGGACACCGGAATCTGCAGTCGTAAAACACAGTTTTATTATCTTTTTTAAGTTATTGCTTATGGCGCCTATCAGCGCATTTGCATATGAACTTATTAAATACAGCGCAAAAATTAATGATACAATCTTAGGCAAAATCCTCAGCGCACCGGGTATGATGCTGCAAATGCTCACTACCCACGAACCAGATTCACAGCAGCTTGAGGTTGCCATTGTTGCACTTAAGGAAGCTCTCGGAAACGAGGCTCCTGACGATATATATACCCCTGAGTATACAGTAGCGGAGAAAGCATAATGTTAGCCAAGTTAGAACATCTTGAGCGCAAATTCGAAGACCTTGAACAGCAGCTCAGCTCTCCTGAAGTATTTGGTGATCAGGAACGCTATCGCAAACTGACTAAGGCTCATTCTGATCTTAAAGACGTTGTTGAAGCATTCCGCAAATACCGCACCATGCAGGAATCTCTTGAAGAAAACAAAGAGCTCATGCATGACAGCGATCCGGAACTTGCTGAAATGGCAAAAGAAGAAGTGAAAGAACTTGAGCGCCAACTTCCAGAAATGGAAGAGCAGCTCACTATCCTTCTACTTCCTAAAGATCCAATGGATGAAAAAAACACCATCCTGGAAATCCGCGCCGGTACCGGCGGTGACGAAGCTGCACTTTTTGCTGGAGACTTATTCCGCATGTATTCCCGCTATGCTGAACGCATTGGCTGGAAAATAGAACTGCTGAGCACAAGCGAAACAGGAACCGGTGGCCTCAAAGAGGTTATCGCACTTGTTAAGGGCGACAAAGTTTACAGCCGCCTCAAGTTCGAATCCGGCATCCACCGCGTGCAGCGCGTACCAGCCACAGAAACTCAGGGTCGAGTTCATACTTCGGCTGCCACAGTAGCAATTATGCCTGAAGCTGAAGAAGTTGACGCAAATATTCGCAATGAAGACCTTCGATTCGACGTTTTCCGTGCTTCCGGCCCTGGTGGTCAGTCCGTTAACACAACTGACTCCGCTATCCGTGTGACACATATTCCAACCGGCCTTGTTGTTTCCTGTCAGGACGAAAAGTCCCAGCACAAAAACAAAGCCAAAGCGCTTAAAATTCTTTCATCCCGCTTGTTGCAGAAAGTGCAGCAGGAACAGCACGATGAACTTGCAGAACAGCGCAAATCACAAGTTGGATCTGGTGACCGTTCCGGTCGTATCCGCACTTACAACTTTGGGCAAGGTCGCTGTACAGATCACCGTATCAACCTGACCTTGTACAAACTTGACGCCATTATGGACGGCGACATTAACGAGTTGATTGACGCTCTTATTACGGCCGATCAGACTGAAAAGCTTAAAGCTCAGGCTGACGCATAAGACACGAGGGCATTATGGCGGTACAAAAACCCGCACAGCTCACTATTCAGACGATACTTACAGCCTTCTCGGGATACCTTTCCGGGAAGGCTGTTGATTCTCCTAGACTCTCGGCTGAACTAGTGCTCCGCAAAATACTAGGCATATCCCGCCTCGACATCCTTATTCACTCCCACCGTGAGGTTTCCCATGAAGCGTACGCTGAGATGGAAAAACTCATCCTGCGGCGCGGAACCGGAGAGCCGGCGGCATACATCATGGGTGAGCGAGAATTTTATGGGAGACCGTTTCAGGTCAATCCACATACCCTTATTCCGCGTCCGGAAACAGAGCATCTTATAGAAGCTGTTCTTGAACGCTTTGCTCACAAAGGGCCATTCCGCTTTGCAGACTTAGGCACAGGAAGTGGATGCATTGCCACAACTATTGCTGCTGAATTGCCAGAGGCATACGGCGTTGCAGTCGACCTTTCAGAAGGGGCACTTGCCACAGCAAAGCAGAATATAAAAGACAACGGAGTTGCCAGCAGAGTTACGTGCATTCGTGCCGATTTCACCACACCGTTGTTCAAAAACAACACATTTGACCTGATTGCCACAAATCCGCCATATGTCAGCCAGTCAGAATATATAAAGCTAGACCCCGAAGTTCAGCAATTTGAACCAGCTTCTGCGTTAGTTCCGGGCACAAGCGGACTTGAACACGGAACACTACTCATAGAGCTTGCCTCCAAGTGGCTTAACCCATCAGGATTCTTCATTATGGAAATGGGCTTCTGGCAAGGCCCTGATTTACTGAAAGAATTTGATAAGAATCCTACAAAATGGGCCGAAACGGCTATCATTAAAGATCTATCCGGTCATGATCGTTTCGTCTGTGGATATAAAGTATAGCACTGTGCTAAAAAGTCACACTGTGCTAAAAGCACACAGTTAGCCGAGGTAGCCTCAGTATAAAAAAACTATTAATTCCAATATAATAAATACAAAAACACCTCTGGCACATTCTTTGCTTATACCATGTTGGAGGGAACTTTTAATGCTACAAAAGACAATTAACAAATCAATCGGATGCTCAGGTGTTGGCGTACACAGTGGTAAAATAGTAAAACTTACATTACACCCTGCCGCTGAAGACACAGGCATCATTTTTCATATACATGGCGAAGACGGCGTAAAGGTTATCGCACCTACACCGCAACTCGTAACTGCTACCCAGCTTGCAACAGTTCTCGGAGTTGGCAACACCTCAGCCGCAACAGTAGAACACCTTCTTGCAGCAATCCACGGAATGCAGATCGACAACATCCGTATCGAAATCCAAGGCGGAGAAGTTCCAATCATGGACGGCTCAGCTGCTTCTTTCATCTTCCTGCTTAAAGATGCCGGACTGCGCAAACAGGCTCGCCCCCGCACAGTGAAACGCATCAAGAAAGAAATCAATTTCGAACGCGATGGCAAACGCATCAGCGCCAAGCCACACAAAGGACTTTCCATCGACTACACCATCGACTTTGCACACCCTCTCATTGGCGTGCAGACGATGTCCGTTGAAGTCACCCCGGAAACATTCGCTACAGACATCGCAAAAGCACGAACTTTCGGTTTCTTCCGCGAAGTTGAATACCTGCGATCTAAAAAGCTCGCTCTTGGCGGTTCCCTTGAGAACGCAATTGTACTTGATGACTACAATGTACTGAATGAAGACGGATTACGCTTCCCCGACGAATTTGTTCGCCATAAGATCCTCGATTTCATTGGTGATATGACCATGCTTGGCGCACCTCTCGAGGGACACTTTGAAGTTTACTGCTCCGGTCACGCGCTGAACAACCAGTTCCTGCGCACAATCGATGAAAACGCAGACATCTACCTTGAAAGTGTCACCGCAGAAGCACCAGCACCGGTAGAAGTTCCTGAAGTTGCTGCTTCCGCAGCAACAGCTGTGGCATAAACAACCTCCTCCCTCTTTTGTATACATGACCGCCCATTGGGCGGTCTTTTTTTTCGCCTTACTATATATAAAGCTACTCACCTCTTCTCACACGTTCTATCACCCCCAGCCCCCTCAATTATATTCACCAGCAAAAGTAAAAAGATATAAAACACCAGCAATCAATATTCGACTATAGTGTGTCCGCACCACCATGCAGCAGTAATTTTTTTTAAAGATCAAATCCACGGCTTATCAAATTATAGTGGACAAATGCCGTAAAAAGAACGAGTGTCGATCCTTGTTGCTCAGGCAACGACTGTCTAAGTGGCTAAAATCTAGAGATTAACTACAGCTTTTGCTTTTTTTCAACTGTCTGTTTTTTTTGCCTTTTTTAAAAAAGACAAAAAAAAGATCTAAAAAAGTGTTTTTTTACTTGCCAAAACGTTGGGGGGTATATAAACACTCTTCTCGTTGCTGGCGTAGCTCAATTGGTAGAGCAGCTGATTTGTAATCAGCAGGTTGCGGGTTCAAGTCCCATCGCCAGCTCCAGAACAGGTGGGGTTCCCGAGTGGCCAAAGGGAACAGACTGTAAATCTGTCGGCGTACGCCTTCGGAGGTTCAAATCCTCCCCCCACCACCAGTTGCTAAGTAGCAGGCTGTAGGAGACTCAAGTCGGAGAACTACGGCGCTTATAAGCGGGAATAGCTCAATTGGTAGAGCATCAGCCTTCCAAGCTGAGGGTTGCGAGTTCGAGTCTCGTTTCCCGCTCCAACTAGCCTGAGTTCTCCCTATAGCTTTTTGAATAAGAGAAGCTCTCATAGCTCAGTAGGTAGAGCGCATCCTTGGTAAGGATGAGGTCAGCAGTTCAATTCTGCTTGAGAGCTCCATTAATTATTTTCGGATAACCGAGAAAATTCATTGCCAGGGAGATTTACTCATGGGTAAACAAAAATTTGAACGTAGTAAGCCGCATGTAAACATCGGCACCATTGGTCACATTGACCACGGTAAAACCACTCTCACCGCAGCTATCACTAAAATTGCTGCACTCAAAATGGGCGGCGTTGCTGTAGCTTTTGACGAAATCGACAAAGCTCCAGAAGAAAAAGAACGCGGTATCACCATTGCAACTGCTCACGTTGAGTACGAAACTGACAGCCGTCACTACGCTCACGTTGACTGCCCAGGTCACGCAGACTACATCAAAAACATGATCACCGGTGCCGCTCAGATGGACGGTGGTATCCTCGTTGTTGCAGCTACTGACGGTCCTATGCCTCAGACTCGTGAGCACATCCTGCTCGCTCGTCAGGTTGGTGTACCTTCCCTCGTTGTATTCATGAACAAATGCGACATGGTAGACGACGAAGAACTGCTTGAACTCGTTGAAATGGAAGTTCGTGAACTTCTTTCTTCTTACGATTTCCCAGGTGACGACATTCCTGTAATTCGTGGTTCTGCACTTAAAGCACTCGAAGCAGATTCTGCTGACGATGCTGATGCAGCTCCAATCCTCGAACTCCTCGATGCTTGTGACTCTTACATTCCTGAGCCACAGCGTGATATCGACAAACCTTTCCTTCTTCCTATCGAAGACGTGTTCTCCATCTCCGGTCGTGGTACAGTAGTAACTGGCCGTGTTGAACGTGGTGTTATCACTGTTGGTGAAGAAGTAGAAATCGTTGGTATCAAAGATACTCAGAAAACTACTTGTACCGGCGTTGAAATGTTCCGTAAACTTCTCGACCGTGGTGAAGCTGGCGATAACGTTGGTCTTCTTATCCGTGGTATTAAACGTGATGAAGTTGAACGTGGTCAGGTTCTTTGTAAACCTGGTTCCATCAACCCACACACCAAGTTTAAAGCAGAAGTATACGTACTTTCTAAAGATGAAGGCGGACGTCACACTCCATTCTTCACTGGTTACCGCCCTCAGTTCTACTTCCGTACAACTGACATCACCGGCGTAATCGCTCTTGACGAAGGCGTTGAAATGGTAATGCCAGGCGATAACGCTGTATTCAACGTAGAACTCATTCACCCAATCGCTATGGAAACTGGTCTCCGCTTCGCTATCCGCGAAGGTGGCCGTACCGTAGGTGCAGGTGTTGTATCTGAGATCGTGGAGTAATTCATGCGCGTTAATATCCAGCTCGCTTGCACAGAGTGCAAACGACGCAATTACGCGACCGTAAAGAATAAGAAGACCACTACTGGTCGTGTTGAATTGAACAAGTATTGTCCTTGGGACAAGAAACACACTCTTCATCGCGAAACTAAGTAGTTGTTATAAAAACGCAGGGGTGTAGCTCCAACGGCTAGAGCGCCGGTCTCCAAAACCGGATGTTGCGGGTTCGAATCCCTCCACCCCTGCCATTTTCTTCTTCCTTCTTTCACGGCGAGGCGACAATGGCAAAAAAGCACTCCAAAAAAGCTGAAGCGAAAGCTAGCGAAGCTAACAAAGCAACTCAGCTTAAAGAGTTCTTCGAAGAGTCCCAGGTCGAAATTAAAAAAGTAGTCTGGCCCTCCCGAAAAGAGACAGTGACAACCAGCATCGCAGTGCTGGCTCTTGTTGTTGTCATGTCTCTATTTCTAGGCTTTGTAGATTTAGGTCTTACAAAGCTTGTAGAATACATTCTTTCCTAAACGGATATTCCTATGACCGAGGAACAAGCACCCGTAAGAAAAGCTCGTTGGTACATTATCCACACCTACTCAGGTTTTGAGCAGCGTGTTGAGCAGACCATCTCTCAGATGATCCGCACCGGCGAAGCACAAGGTGAAATTGAGGAAGTTGTTGTACCTACTGAGAAAGTGGTAGAACTTGTAAAAGGTGAAAAACGCACCTCTACTCGTAAGTTTTACCCAGGTTATGTTATGGTCAAAATGATCATGACTGATCTCTCTTGGCATCTTATTTCCAACATTCAGCGGGTAACTGGCTTCATCGGCGGCAAAAACCGCCCTACCCCTATGCGGGATTCAGAAGCAGCACGTATCCTCTCTATGATGGAAGCTCGTCAGGAACAGCCTCGTCCTAAGTTCAACTTTGAACGCGGTGATGAAGTACGCGTTATTGATGGACCGTTCGGCGGTTTCAACGGCGTCGTGGAAGATGTAAACTACGACAAGGGTAAGCTCAGAGTATCCGTATCTATTTTCGGCAGACAAACACCTGTCGAGCTGGACTTTGTTCAGGTAGATAAGGGATAAACAAGCACAATAAAGCACCTATCGCCACGCAAGTGGCGTTTGCTATAGAGGTATAGTGGTATGGCTAAAAAAGAAATTGCAAAAATTAAGCTTCAGATTCCTGCTGGTGCGGCGAACCCGTCTCCTCCAGTAGGTCCTGCTCTTGGTCAGCACGGCCTGAATATCATGGAGTTCTGTAAAGCGTTCAACGCTAAGACCATGGATCAGAAAGGCATGATCATTCCTGTAATCATTACTGTATTCCAGGATCGTTCATTCACTTTCATCACCAAAACTCCACCTGCATCTGTGCTGCTTATCAAAGCTGCAAAAGTTGCTAAAGGTTCTGGCGAGCCAAACCGTAACAAAGTTGGTTCCGTTACCGATGCACAGATCGAAGAAATTGCTACACTCAAAATGCCTGACCTTAACGCAGCAGATATTGATGCAGCTAAAAAGATCATCGCAGGTACTGCTCGCTCCATGGGCATTGATGTTAAATAGCATTCTGTAAATCAGTTGGACTGCCGTTCGCCGTGCATAACGCCCGGCTCTTTTTATCTTAGATCGAGCGGCAGGAGATTAACACAGAGAAGAAAAAGGATATTACTATGCCTAAGCATGGGAAAAAATACCGTAAGGCAGCTGAAGGCCTTGAGCTTACCGCTCGCTTTGCAGTTGAAGAAGCGATGGCTAAAGTAGTTGATTCTGCTTTTGCAAAATTTGATGAAACTGTTGACGTTGCTATCAACCTCGGCGTTGATCCTAAATACTCTGACCAGATGGTTCGTGGCGCATGCTCACTTCCACACGGTCTTGGTAAAGACGTGCGCGTAGCAGTATTCTGT contains:
- the prmC gene encoding peptide chain release factor N(5)-glutamine methyltransferase — translated: MAVQKPAQLTIQTILTAFSGYLSGKAVDSPRLSAELVLRKILGISRLDILIHSHREVSHEAYAEMEKLILRRGTGEPAAYIMGEREFYGRPFQVNPHTLIPRPETEHLIEAVLERFAHKGPFRFADLGTGSGCIATTIAAELPEAYGVAVDLSEGALATAKQNIKDNGVASRVTCIRADFTTPLFKNNTFDLIATNPPYVSQSEYIKLDPEVQQFEPASALVPGTSGLEHGTLLIELASKWLNPSGFFIMEMGFWQGPDLLKEFDKNPTKWAETAIIKDLSGHDRFVCGYKV
- the prfA gene encoding peptide chain release factor 1, producing MLAKLEHLERKFEDLEQQLSSPEVFGDQERYRKLTKAHSDLKDVVEAFRKYRTMQESLEENKELMHDSDPELAEMAKEEVKELERQLPEMEEQLTILLLPKDPMDEKNTILEIRAGTGGDEAALFAGDLFRMYSRYAERIGWKIELLSTSETGTGGLKEVIALVKGDKVYSRLKFESGIHRVQRVPATETQGRVHTSAATVAIMPEAEEVDANIRNEDLRFDVFRASGPGGQSVNTTDSAIRVTHIPTGLVVSCQDEKSQHKNKAKALKILSSRLLQKVQQEQHDELAEQRKSQVGSGDRSGRIRTYNFGQGRCTDHRINLTLYKLDAIMDGDINELIDALITADQTEKLKAQADA
- the nusG gene encoding transcription termination/antitermination protein NusG is translated as MTEEQAPVRKARWYIIHTYSGFEQRVEQTISQMIRTGEAQGEIEEVVVPTEKVVELVKGEKRTSTRKFYPGYVMVKMIMTDLSWHLISNIQRVTGFIGGKNRPTPMRDSEAARILSMMEARQEQPRPKFNFERGDEVRVIDGPFGGFNGVVEDVNYDKGKLRVSVSIFGRQTPVELDFVQVDKG
- the tuf gene encoding elongation factor Tu; this encodes MGKQKFERSKPHVNIGTIGHIDHGKTTLTAAITKIAALKMGGVAVAFDEIDKAPEEKERGITIATAHVEYETDSRHYAHVDCPGHADYIKNMITGAAQMDGGILVVAATDGPMPQTREHILLARQVGVPSLVVFMNKCDMVDDEELLELVEMEVRELLSSYDFPGDDIPVIRGSALKALEADSADDADAAPILELLDACDSYIPEPQRDIDKPFLLPIEDVFSISGRGTVVTGRVERGVITVGEEVEIVGIKDTQKTTCTGVEMFRKLLDRGEAGDNVGLLIRGIKRDEVERGQVLCKPGSINPHTKFKAEVYVLSKDEGGRHTPFFTGYRPQFYFRTTDITGVIALDEGVEMVMPGDNAVFNVELIHPIAMETGLRFAIREGGRTVGAGVVSEIVE
- the lpxC gene encoding UDP-3-O-acyl-N-acetylglucosamine deacetylase, which produces MLQKTINKSIGCSGVGVHSGKIVKLTLHPAAEDTGIIFHIHGEDGVKVIAPTPQLVTATQLATVLGVGNTSAATVEHLLAAIHGMQIDNIRIEIQGGEVPIMDGSAASFIFLLKDAGLRKQARPRTVKRIKKEINFERDGKRISAKPHKGLSIDYTIDFAHPLIGVQTMSVEVTPETFATDIAKARTFGFFREVEYLRSKKLALGGSLENAIVLDDYNVLNEDGLRFPDEFVRHKILDFIGDMTMLGAPLEGHFEVYCSGHALNNQFLRTIDENADIYLESVTAEAPAPVEVPEVAASAATAVA
- the secE gene encoding preprotein translocase subunit SecE yields the protein MAKKHSKKAEAKASEANKATQLKEFFEESQVEIKKVVWPSRKETVTTSIAVLALVVVMSLFLGFVDLGLTKLVEYILS
- the rpmG gene encoding 50S ribosomal protein L33 yields the protein MRVNIQLACTECKRRNYATVKNKKTTTGRVELNKYCPWDKKHTLHRETK